The Apis mellifera strain DH4 linkage group LG13, Amel_HAv3.1, whole genome shotgun sequence genome includes a region encoding these proteins:
- the LOC408417 gene encoding CTD nuclear envelope phosphatase 1 homolog isoform X1, translated as MLKQLQMGMRAFLLMASRVWTCVFFLLKKQVRAISQMQPVKYEIFPLSPLSRHRLSIVKRKVLVLDLDETLIHSHHDGVARPTVRFGTPPDFILKVKIDRHPVRFFVHKRPHVDFFLDIVSQWYELVVFTASMEIYGAAVAEKLDNNRGILRRRYYRQHCTPEMGSYTKDLSAICSDLASVFILDNSPGAYRAYPHNAIPIKSWFSDAGDTALLSLLPVLDALRFTQDVRSVLSRNLHLHHTW; from the exons ATGCTGAAGCAATTGCAGATGGGGATGAGAGCTTTTCTCTTGATGGCCTCCCGAGTGTGGACATgcgtcttctttcttctcaagAAGCAGGTTAGAGCC atatcacAAATGCAACCTGTTAAATATGAAATCTTCCCATTATCTCCATTATCAAGGCACAGACTTA gtaTAGTTAAAAGGAAAGTATTAGTATTGGATTTAGATGAAACATTAATTCATTCTCATCATGATGGAGTGGCAAGGCCAACAGTTAGATTTGGTACACCACcagattttattcttaaagtGAAGATAGACAGACATCCTGTTAGATTTTTTGTCCACAAAAGACCACATgtagatttctttttagatATTGTTAGTCAATg gtATGAATTAGTGGTTTTCACTGCTTCCATGGAAATCTATGGTGCAGCTGTTGCAGAAAAGTTAGATAATAACAGGGGTATATTAAGAAGAAGATATTATAGACAACATTGTACACCAGAAATGGGTTCCTATACTAAAGATTTATCTGCAATTTGTTCAGATTTAGCATCAGTCTTTATACTTGATAATAGTCCTGGAGCCTACAGAGCCTATCCTC ATAACGCAATACCAATAAAATCTTGGTTTAGCGACGCGGGAGATACTGCGTTGTTGAGTTTACTTCCTGTTTTGGATGCTCTTCGTTTTACACAGGATGTACGGTCCGTTCTTTCAAggaatttacatttacatcatACTTGGTAG
- the LOC552256 gene encoding peroxisomal membrane protein PEX14 gives MSDQDGNNNNLTLRENLVKTAVEFLQNPKVQNSPIGRKQEFLQRKGLTEEEIKRAFKLASIDITIDQNVNNSKDYTVVPIPQGHMYPCFQQIYPCQITIFQRIKEFFNATALIGVTIYCVYWFYKKFIEPLLFGRKKKDSIKDSVTELDKSIQNSMKEVKQSISKVEEDVQKLTQNQSMDPMIPQLVQELKQDLASLKSLLLSRKQFPSAPTSVPTSISIPTWQLDAAGTSQEKATEREDDAGSGSSANNSDSSLEMIREDPPKV, from the exons ATGAGTGACCaagatggaaataataataaccttACTTTGAGGGAAAATTTA gtaAAAACTGCAGTGGAATTTCTACAAAATCCTAAGGTACAAAATAGTCCTATAGGACGTAAACAAGAATTTCTTCAAAGAAAAGGTTTAactgaagaagaaattaaaagagcATTCAAATTAGCTTCTATAGATATAACAATTGATCAAAATGTCAATAATTCAAAGGATTATACCGTGGTTCCTATTCCACAAGGTCATATGTACCCGTGCTTTCAACAAATATACCCATGCCAAATAACTATTTtccaaagaataaaagaattcttcaATGCTACTGCCTTAATTGGTGTTACTATATATTGCGTATATTGGTTCTATAAG aaatttattgaaccATTACTATTTGGccggaaaaagaaagatagtaTAAAAGATTCAGTCACTGAGTTAGATAAGAGTATTCAAAATTCTATGAAAGAAGTAAAACAATCTATTTCAAAAGTCGAGGAGGATGTACAAAAATTGACTCAAAATCAATCTATGGATCCAATGATACCTCAATTGGTACAAGAATTGAAACAAGATTTAGCTAGTCTCAAATCTTTACTTTTATCAag aAAACAATTTCCAAGTGCACCAACATCAGTGCCAACATCTATATCTATACCAACATGGCAATTAGATGCTGCAGGTACAAGTCAAGAAAAAGCAACTGAACGAGAAGATGATGCTGGAAGTGGAAGTAGCGCTAATAACTCAGATAGTTCTCTAGAAATGATCCGTGAAGATCCACCTAaggtgtaa
- the LOC408418 gene encoding AP-2 complex subunit mu — protein MIGGLFVYNHKGEVLISRVYRDDIGRNAVDAFRVNVIHARQQVRSPVTNIARTSFFHIKRANIWLAAVTKQNVNAAMVFEFLLKIIDVMQSYFGKISEENIKNNFVLIYELLDEILDFGYPQNCDTGVLKTFITQQGVKSATKEEQAQITSQVTGQIGWRREGIKYRRNELFLDVLEYVNLLMSPQGQVLSAHVAGKVVMKSYLSGMPECKFGINDKIVMEAKGMKGGSGLGGGGDDPTGARSGKPVVVIDDCQFHQCVKLSKFETEHAISFIPPDGEFELMRYRTTKDISLPFRVIPLVREVGRTKMEVKAVLKSNFKPSLLGQKIEVRVPTPLNTAGVQLICLKGKAKYKASENAIVWKIKRMAGMKETQLSAEIDLLETDTKKRWTRPPISMNFEVPFAPSGFKVRYLKVFESKLNYSDHDVIKWVRYIGRSGLYETRC, from the exons ATGATAGGGGGTTTATTTGTATACAATCATAAAGGAGAAGTACTTATCTCCAGAGTATATAGAGATGACATTGGACGAAATGCGGTTGATGCATTTCGTGTTAATGTTATCCATGCCAGACAACAAGTACGCTCTCCTGTTACTAACATTGCCAGAAcatcattttttcatataaaacggGCTAATATTTGGTTGGCTGCTGTTACTAAACAAAATGTTAATGCTGCAAtggtttttgaatttttattaaaaatcattgatgTTATGCAATCATACTTTGGTAAGATTTCTGAGGAAAATATCAAGAACAACTTTGTgctaatttatgaattattggaTG AAATTTTGGATTTTGGATATCCTCAGAACTGTGACACTGGAGTATTAAAAACGTTTATTACCCAACAAGGTGTTAAATCAGCAACAAAGGAAGAACAAGCTCAAATAACTTCACAAGTAACTGGTCAAATTGGATGGAGAAGAGAGGGTATTAAATATAGACGGAATGAATTATTCCTTGATGTACTTGAATATGTCAATCTTTTAATGAGCCCTCAAGGACAAGTGTTAAGTGCACATGTTGCTGGGAag GTTGTGAtgaaatcttatttatctGGAATGCCAGAATGTAAGTTTGGAATAAATGACAAAATTGTTATGGAAGCTAAAGGTATGAAAGGTGGAAGTGGTTTGGGAGGTGGTGGTGATGATCCTACAGGTGCTAGATCTGGAAAACCTGTGGTTGTAATTGATGATTGTCAATTTCATCAATGTGTCAAGCTTAGTAAATTTGAAACAGAGCATGCCATTAGTTTCATACCTCCTGATGGGGAATTTGAGTTGATGAG ATATCGTACTACTAAGGATATATCATTGCCATTTCGCGTTATTCCATTAGTACGAGAAGTAGGACGTACAAAAATGGAAGTGAAGGCAGtattaaaatcaaactttAAACCTTCTTTGTTGGGACAGAAGATTGAAGTTAGAGTACCTACTCCTTTAAATACTGCTGGAGTACAATTAATTTGCTTAAAAGGAAAAGCAAAGTATAAAGCATCTGAAAATGCTATTGTATGGAAAATTAAGCGTATGGCTGGTATGAAAGAAACTCAACTATCGGCAGAAATTGATTTACTTGAAACCGATACGAAAAAAAGATGGACCCGACCACCAATATCTATGAATTTCGAAGTACCATTTGCACCTTCTGGATTCAAAGTTcgttatttaaaagtatttgaatccaaattaaattattctgatCATGATGTTATAAAATGGGTGAGATATATAGGCCGAAGTGGTCTATATGAAACACGATGTTAA
- the LOC408417 gene encoding CTD nuclear envelope phosphatase 1 homolog isoform X2, with protein sequence MLKQLQMGMRAFLLMASRVWTCVFFLLKKQISQMQPVKYEIFPLSPLSRHRLSIVKRKVLVLDLDETLIHSHHDGVARPTVRFGTPPDFILKVKIDRHPVRFFVHKRPHVDFFLDIVSQWYELVVFTASMEIYGAAVAEKLDNNRGILRRRYYRQHCTPEMGSYTKDLSAICSDLASVFILDNSPGAYRAYPHNAIPIKSWFSDAGDTALLSLLPVLDALRFTQDVRSVLSRNLHLHHTW encoded by the exons ATGCTGAAGCAATTGCAGATGGGGATGAGAGCTTTTCTCTTGATGGCCTCCCGAGTGTGGACATgcgtcttctttcttctcaagAAGCAG atatcacAAATGCAACCTGTTAAATATGAAATCTTCCCATTATCTCCATTATCAAGGCACAGACTTA gtaTAGTTAAAAGGAAAGTATTAGTATTGGATTTAGATGAAACATTAATTCATTCTCATCATGATGGAGTGGCAAGGCCAACAGTTAGATTTGGTACACCACcagattttattcttaaagtGAAGATAGACAGACATCCTGTTAGATTTTTTGTCCACAAAAGACCACATgtagatttctttttagatATTGTTAGTCAATg gtATGAATTAGTGGTTTTCACTGCTTCCATGGAAATCTATGGTGCAGCTGTTGCAGAAAAGTTAGATAATAACAGGGGTATATTAAGAAGAAGATATTATAGACAACATTGTACACCAGAAATGGGTTCCTATACTAAAGATTTATCTGCAATTTGTTCAGATTTAGCATCAGTCTTTATACTTGATAATAGTCCTGGAGCCTACAGAGCCTATCCTC ATAACGCAATACCAATAAAATCTTGGTTTAGCGACGCGGGAGATACTGCGTTGTTGAGTTTACTTCCTGTTTTGGATGCTCTTCGTTTTACACAGGATGTACGGTCCGTTCTTTCAAggaatttacatttacatcatACTTGGTAG